One segment of Castanea sativa cultivar Marrone di Chiusa Pesio chromosome 3, ASM4071231v1 DNA contains the following:
- the LOC142628718 gene encoding uncharacterized protein LOC142628718 — MGETPFQLTYGSEAVVPAEIGLTSYRVDNHDEGRNDEAIRLQLDLADEVRATAEQRFALYQDLMAKHYNSRVKHQDFKVGDLVLRKVMGAARDPAQGKLGPNWEGPYKITSWLRNGTYHLETVDGQKLRHPWNAKHLKKYYQ, encoded by the coding sequence ATGGGAGAAACTCCGTTCCAGCTGACATACGGAAGCGAAGCAGTCGTCCCAGCCGAGATTGGACTCACGAGCTACAGGGTGGAcaatcacgacgagggaagaaatgacGAAGCCATACGTCTACAACTTGACCTAGCTGACGAGGTCAGGGCGACGGCGGAACAAAGATTCGCATTATACCAAGACCTCATGGCCAAACAttacaactcccgagtcaagcaccaggacttcaaagttggagacCTCGTCCTGAGGAAAGTGATGGGTGCCGCCAGAGATCCCGCACAAGGAAAGCTTGGtccaaactgggaaggaccctacaaaaTAACATCATGGCTAAGGAATGGCACCTACCATTTAGAGACAGTCGACGGGCAGAAGCTACGCCACCCATGGAACGCCAAGCATCtcaagaagtactaccaatag